GAAGAAGTGGCCCGTCTGTCTCAGACCTTGGTGATCCTGTCAGATGGCCAGACACCGGCCTATGGACCGGTTGCCGAGATGCTCGCCAGAACGGACCTTGGCAAAGCAACGGGCCGGCATGAGGCTGGGGCGCTCCTTGAAGGCACCGTGAGCCATACGGACAGCGCGTGGGGACTGACGCATATCAACATTGGCGGTGCGACCATTCAGATCCCGGATCTTGGAGCTGCGCCAGGCGAACCGATCCGGTTGCGCATCCGGGCACGAGATGTCGCGCTTGCGACCGAAGTTCCCAAAGGGCTTTCGATCCGGAACAGGCTGGGGGGAACGATCCGCAGCATTTCGGAAGAGAGCGGACCTTATGCAGAAATTCTCTGCAGCGTCGGAGAGCAAATGATCAGGGCCCGGATCACGCGGGCATCGGTCGCCGATCTTGGCCTGGAAGTTGGAAAAACGGTGACGGTCCTCATTAAGAGTGTCGCCATCGACAAACGCCAACGCGCGCCCGTACCGGGTTAAAGATCTGCAATCCCTACGCTTTCGCGTAAGACGATGAAATAATATCAGGAGCATGTCACAACCGGAAAAGCTGGGTCGTCATTTGAGTATGGAACCAATTCAGGTTCTGAACGAGGAACTTCAAATGACTGCGACTACTGCACCTGTGAACCACCACCAGCAGATCCCTGGAATTGCACAGACCCTCGGCGGCGTCTCGGCGTCCTTTGCCAAGGAAGGACTGGATCCAAAGCTTCAACATCTGGTCGATCTGCGTGTTTCACAGATCAATCAATGCGCGTTTTGCGTGAAGATGCATATCAAGGAAGCACTGGCAGCAGGTGAATACAGTGAACGTCTGGAACGCTTGATTGTCTGGCGGCATGTGGATGATTTCAGCGAGAAAGAAAAGGCCGCGTTGGCGTATGCTGAAGCGCTGACCTACATGAAGTCGGAGCAAAGCTACGGACCGCTGCGCGCGGAACTCAGAAGGCACTTTACCGAAGCCGAGATCAGCTTGTTGACCGCGGCGATAGGCATGATCAACCTCTGGAACCGGGTTCAGATCTCGAATTACTGATATGAGCGAGCAGTCGAA
This window of the Roseibium alexandrii DFL-11 genome carries:
- a CDS encoding carboxymuconolactone decarboxylase family protein, with the protein product MTATTAPVNHHQQIPGIAQTLGGVSASFAKEGLDPKLQHLVDLRVSQINQCAFCVKMHIKEALAAGEYSERLERLIVWRHVDDFSEKEKAALAYAEALTYMKSEQSYGPLRAELRRHFTEAEISLLTAAIGMINLWNRVQISNY